The following coding sequences are from one Osmia bicornis bicornis chromosome 2, iOsmBic2.1, whole genome shotgun sequence window:
- the LOC114877793 gene encoding long-chain fatty acid transport protein 4 — protein sequence MSATISKISANSFGNGTNAICDKDRDVEKGELHSNVGLSSSICSRPTSSSRTTTSAESRVELEDKVRNNNSRSNAANNATVEVEIGSNNEPIGAGTPETTTTTTTTATTTSKTRTRTGRGTETSETSRWKAVGRLLCRLTLIMLLLASLVACLALLAIYAGPIFLVQLLVVVLVAYLVSGGRFRWFYVAAKTAPRDILAIFRYIKLLWTIRCHERKNRSVADVFRQNVNRHPNKVCLICEDLEWTFQQVEDYSNKIATVFKSHGYRKGDVVAILLENRVEYVPLWLGLSKLGVIVPLINTNLRKSSLLHSINVSKCQALIYGVDFTEALSDIADSLDPKFSLYRIGNLSNSKVSKLSNLNDKDLVALMADVSPAPPVLQEKGCYHDQLLYIFTSGTTGLPKAAVITNSRYMFMSNGIFMMVQFKNSDRIYTPLPLYHTAGGVMSIGAALLHGSTVVIRKKFSASAYFTECIKYNCTIGQYIGEMCRYILAVPPKPEDKKHNVRMIFGNGLRPQIWPEFVERFNIPQVAEFYGATEGNANIVNIDNTVGAIGFVSRIIPSVYPISILKVNEEGELIRNAKGLCQVCEPNEPGVFVGKIIPNNPSRAFLGYVDQKASEKKVVYNVFKKGDSAFISGDILIADEFGYLYFKDRTGDTFRWKGENVSTSEVEAIISNIINYRDCVVYGVEIPGLEGKAGMAAIYDENSTLDINKLSTDLKEHLAFYAIPKFIRILTKIDLTGTFKLKKKDLIEEGYDPKRIQDKLFYLSEKSGFQLLSTETYEQIQQGKLRF from the exons ATGTCAGCCACGATTTCGAAGATATCAGCCAATAGTTTTGGAAACGGGACCAATGCAATTTGCGATAAGGACCGC GACGTAGAAAAGGGTGAGCTCCATTCGAACGTAGGCCTCTCATCGTCGATCTGTTCACGGCCGACGTCTTCGTCGCGGACGACGACGTCGGCCGAGAGCAGGGTCGAGCTCGAGGACAAAGTAAGGAACAACAACAGCAGGTCGAATGCAGCTAACAACGCGACGGTGGAAGTGGAAATCGGCTCGAACAATGAACCGATAG GAGCGGGGACGCCGGagacgaccacgaccacgacgacgacggcgacgacAACATCGAAGACGAGAACGCGAACGGGAAGAGGAACGGAAACGAGCGAAACCAGCCGGTGGAAGGCAGTCGGCCGCTTGCTTTGCCGCCTAACACTCATCATGCTTCTGTTAGCGAGCCTCGTTGCCTGTTTGGCATTGCTCGCCATATACGCAGGCCCGATTTTCCTCGTGCAACTTCTCGTCGTTGTTCTCGTCGCGTATTTAGTATCCGGAGGACGTTTCCGATGGTTCTACGTAGCCGCTAAAACAGCGCCTAGAGACATTTT aGCCATCTTTCGGTATATTAAACTTCTGTGGACAATTCGTTGCCACGAGAGGAAAAACAGAAGCGTTGCCGATGTATTTCGGCAAAATGTTAATCGTCATCCCAATAAAGTTTGTTTGATCTGCGAGGATCTAGAGTGGACCTTTCAACAG GTGGAAGACTACAGCAATAAAATTGCAACGGTATTCAAAAGCCATGGATATCGTAAAGGAGATGTGGTTGCCATACTTTTGGAAAATCGTGTGGAGTACGTACCCCTTTGGCTTGGGTTGAGCAAGCTGGGGGTAATAGTACCACTTATCAACACCAATCTCCGTAAATCTTCCCTTCTACACAGTATCAATGTATCTAAATGTCAAGCTCTTATTTATGGAGTAGATTTTACCGAAG ctCTCTCGGATATCGCCGACTCGTTAGACCcgaaattttcattgtacAGAATCGGTAATTTATCGAACTCCAAAGTATCGAAATTAAGTAATTTAAATGACAAAGATTTAGTCGCTCTTATGGCTGATGTCTCGCCGGCTCCGCCTGTCCTACAAGAAAAAGGCTGTTATCATGATcaattattgtatattttcACCAGTGGCACGACTGGTCTTCCTAAAGCTGCAGTTATTACAAATTCTAG GTATATGTTTATGTCAAACGGTATTTTTATGATGGTACAGTTCAAAAATTCTGATAGAATTTATACACCCTTGCCATTGTATCATACTGCTGGGGGTGTGATGTCCATTGGTGCTGCTCTTCTTCATGGGTCAACAGtagtaattagaaaaaagttttCAGCAAGCGCCTACTTTACTGAATGTATCAAGTATAACTGTACA aTTGGTCAGTACATTGGTGAAATGTGTAGATATATCTTAGCTGTACCTCCGAAACCGGAAGATAAGAAACATAACGTTAGGATGATATTTGGTAATGGTTTGAGACCACAAATATGGCCCGAATTCGTTGAGCGATTTAACATTCCTCAGGTTGCGGAATTTTACGGAGCAACGGAAGGAAATGCTAATATCG TGAATATCGATAACACTGTTGGGGCTATTGGTTTTGTGTCGAGAATAATTCCATCTGTTTATCCTATTTCCATTTTAAAAGTAAACGAAGAAGGTGAATTAATAAGGAATGCAAAAGGTTTATGTCAAGTATGCGAACCAA ATGAACCAGGTGTGTTTGTTGGAAAAATTATACCCAATAATCCATCTAGAGCATTCTTAGGATATGTGGATCAGAAAGCATCTGAAAAGAAAgtagtttataatgtattcAAGAAAGGCGACTCAGCATTTATATCCG GTGATATTTTAATCGCTGACGAATTCggttatttatatttcaaagaCAGAACAGGTGATACTTTCCGATGGAAAGGAGAAAATGTTTCAACATCCGAAGTTGAAGCTATTATcagtaatattattaattacagagACTGTGTTGTATATGGGGTTGAG ATTCCCGGACTCGAAGGAAAAGCCGGAATGGCAGCAATATACGACGAAAATTCTACGTTAGacattaataaattatcgacTGATTTAAAGGAACATTTAGCATTTTATGCAATACCTAAGTTCATCAGAATTTTAACAAAGATTGATCTTACAG gTACATTTAAACTAAAGAAGAAAGATCTTATAGAAGAAGGATATGATCCTAAAAGAATAcaagataaattattttatttgagtGAAAAGTCTGGATTTCAGTTATTATCTACTGAAACCTACGAACAAATTCAACAGGGAAAGCTTCGTTTCTAA
- the LOC114877791 gene encoding general transcription factor 3C polypeptide 1, translating into MVSYPSINLVDSIIDEVSLEGLDGITIEALWLRLAHRLHNPLPFSKPFMIQIWSICVQIREFAFYELETAREPLVIFDRYQFVDPDLGIILEPDDVPSDIYPHCPIHDIVNDIKGSCSTYYTRKQITDLVRSLSLDKAIEKYGQKLVIVALQSARNHALMGDEVSPILELNVVQYCFLERVGRSRYHGEVTQGKLSLNALKEDPKSLFYHRKYLLRHKLITKQIHHQKSGGHCFSGSLLHLPRFFVERKPKIIFLAEEVIKILKSKPDYIAEYDEIKRKLRIENAIKKLFKTSFFQKVVKTDMRVPYRTLYPNAQPTEWQLKNTPTKEKKIKVVQLLTPNVDISEAWNKDEIQEDDEPQELNISNHKYSVPYLKQANKIVEANGNDGVCQGSLSKIMGLTKLQSRTILRNLVKTNIVATYMSDFGRQRVTKYVSKRYEKGSNLSKQFKKEMHKIKEFTKQIASETDDLERSKMAAEVITAVEKDTTVSPLKEEIKDIKYSTICKDTDTNCTVSTEEKSNVATVELQKVFYVVNRILYKYRLIKRPNRYKQTSRPNKIETKEKDINSDNATSQTNEISDDQKVANVYKNIKVDLTVLPVKSANKSENEVYGFMENVQNSERKSTTNITYRLLKRANLIIESVKQHQVIDDMAKLIKMIHEEEDKEGYDVKIDKKSLVRLLQKLAKDNLIKHIKIVLSGNGREKTLTFICDPNIDVNSAVIQSAVEQAKLKFYLLGCEKSKSSIKRNIEKSEATKDADTDDATDKSENNKSSFKQPTLLPTSCKYASRVSRKYGYSPKFLRMQALHIFLFYLVYEHRGAPVLSRAEQLQLLRNNDIDIAEELIEEFSTIYTKDVSWKMFVPPLPKYTGWPLGWALMCDILLRLPLSIFVKIHYISYTVPDIEKYLNHPVRKHYLVRDLPTDLRSSLLHARKYIFNIHETVTRLCYIGLVQFGPQKLKEKDQVFIYVNRRTELMDTTSSAPNYHVIQDKPYPITKYHFIEIQAVDKYWYDMWNICINTPLGGRLVVEGKDIVLEDLNKKSDMVQSIVARSPEEAVKLDVGKVPGDRKGAAGIDSACFAHLKRNWNWGISTTTPQTKKKQNEMCERDKYLSKIKVKPIKFTEFVGLKTVCGPPSVDVTELRKKVQTKLDECLFHQKKYEALPYKRNAKQKSYVRRVLPRKCPSKRRTKYDETDYRALQRMHKLRVDWDPHEDKILLVCKIVMVYLCSNPRKQVVPFSIVRDVLRSYSFASHNKTSRACQRRLLYILRQQRNVDAVSLGVEELKQNFFIKKRFDGIVEKLKKEHKTTVEYEKQVEDAFKYLTAYTAKKYYDISVGSKEPIPVPRTVQEFNLLYKVVHPAKQFSNRGFTKDVRNINDIHFVVINSVIHSSMCCGKDRRSWAYQLFKIYQQYPEMLLRNAMSKIRSDQMVSIRKNHLTALRKFGNYMPMSSSQYQLSSTYMYTLQTKWPYNLFKESYDVFLKLSSHYCENQMDESSTFNGIEVLPVTGGVVGAIHDYVIQNQMDFDIEIPDQVIMLDPRLQEKDETYFRIAQRYQDVFSSLDSLKFIKESSLHNISTNGQRNDHDKDMRNDDEKLDGDGFSDFGTEKNTLSQEDEGKKKNVEDAKHFMNIDFNFDSDEENGRNIDDESNVIKFQDGTKIVLNEGDLERDDDSSAMDISNDSIMDDQIKSQSSESENVSQMQGGNFKPLLKCTNSDQEEVIIKKRLRDNSEFDVDELAQKRTKLDIEKEKKDEEKLQGNNEIELTDKNLNINDSEPNSKECTSNEECESSPRSKKNSYTRVNDILKNIPLERNYLKTCHKVDDSADIDKRYTRIALLRMREELSELTAADSHHAHEYFVVNMFKVLYSLYTSNTQKEIEVFKGISIPKELLPLKLNPINDIIQEISKFAVFPKDGISYYDFKKKLSKNSSLNLDDIEMVYKFVRDKKEIGASIKELIDKFESSLGEDLRRITVLLTEHRLFLRAGVTTVRFVHHRHADAWLIHSYKIYRLEKESLMPIPKGTVYIPESKEMVNESTDINMAGKHDKNSTLPSEDKLLKNEEDTKSDLQNRKNEEFDKDVGGRSDEDCTVQVKKRMQRKRTRLLPQKDISRAVKQLDLNTKQEVKVVMKPWIRIDGVLNRRVLDRMLGSVLSYCLTHPGIALPKLQNRFVPVLQPCHTRELVEILIKVGCVEKIVLKKPCVTLFSKPSQLKPKITTDDWSAEEDIFFEPTSGAILKFGIFLSTKMYNTDFIS; encoded by the exons atgGTATCATATCCATCAATCAATCTAGTAGATTCAATAATTGACGAAGTTTCATTAGAAGGTTTGGATGGTATTACCATAGAAG cATTATGGTTACGTTTAGCACACAGGCTTCACAATCCTTTGCCATTTTCAAAACCATTCATGATTCAAATATGGTCAATATGTGTACAAATAAGAGAATTTGCATTTTATGAACTGGAAACTGCAAGGGAACCACTTGTAATTTTTGATCGTTATCAATTTGTAGATCCTGATTTAGGTATTATATTAGAACCA gATGATGTACCCTCAGATATTTATCCACATTGTCCCAtacatgatattgttaatgaTATTAAAGGATCTTGCTCAACTTATTATACCCGGAAACAGATCACAGACTTAGTAAGAAGTCTCAGTTTAGACAAGGCTATAGAAAAATATGGACAAAAATTGGTTATTGTTGCATTGCAGTCTGCCAGAAACCATGCATTAATGGGAGATGAGGTATCTCCGATACTTGAGTTGAATGTGGTACAGTATTGTTTTTTAGAAAGAGTAGGACGATCAAGATATCATGGGGAAGTTACTCAAGGAAAACTTAGTCTTAATGCTCTAAAAGAAGATCCTAAGAGTCTATTTTATcacagaaaatatttattacgtcataaattaataacaaagCAAATACATCATCAGAAAAGTGGCGGTCATTGTTTTAGTGGAAGTCTTTTACACCTTCCAAGGTTTTTTGTTGAAAGAAAACCAAAGATAATCTTCTTGGCTGAGGAAGTTATCAAAATTCTTAAATCAAAACCTGATTATATTGCAGAGTATGACGAGATAAAACGTAAATTGCGGATCGAAAATGCGATAAAGAAGTTGTTTAAAACTTCGTTCTTTCAAAAAGTTGTTAAAACAGACATGAGAGTACCGTACAGAACTTTGTACCCGAATGCGCAGCCTACAGAATGGCAATTGAAAAATACTCCgacaaaagaaaagaagattaAAGTGGTACAGCTGTTAACTCCGAATGTTGATATTTCTGAAGCATGGAATAAAGATGAAATACAAGAAGACGATGAACCACaagaattaaatatttcaaatcacAAGTATAGCGTACCTTACTTAAAACAAGCAAATAAGATAGTTGAAGCTAATGGAAACGACGGAGTATGTCAAGGAAGTTTGTCTAAAATAATGGGTTTGACCAAATTGCAGTCACGAACGATTTTACGAAATTTAGTTAAAACAAATATTGTTGCTACTTATATGAGTGACTTTGGAAGGCAGAGGGTTACGAAATACGTGTCAAAAAGGTATGAGAAGGGTAGTAACTTGAGTAAACAGTTTAAGAAGGAAATGCATAAAATCAAAGAATTTACAAAACAAATTGCAAGTGAAACTGATGATTTAGAAAGAAGTAAAATGGCTGCAGAAGTGATCACAGCAGTAGAAAAGGATACTACGGTCAGTCCTTTAAAGGAGGAAATAAAAGACATTAAATATAGTACAATTTGCAAAGATACTGATACAAATTGTACTGTTAGTACAGAAGAAAAGTCAAATGTAGCTACAGTAGAATTACAAAAAGTATTTTATGTTGTCAATAGAATATTATACAAATATCGTCTAATAAAACGTCCAAATAGATACAAACAAACAAGTAGAcctaataaaattgaaacgaaagaaaaagatataAATTCTGATAATGCAACGTCGCAAACTAATGAAATATCGGATGATCAAAAGGTAgcaaatgtttataaaaatataaaagttgaTCTGACAGTTTTGCCGGTTAAAAGTGCTAATAAATCAGAAAACGAAGTATACGGGTTTATggaaaatgtacaaaatagTGAAAGGAAAAGTACGACGAATATTACGTACAGATTATTAAAAAGGGCTAATCTGATTATAGAATCAGTTAAACAACATCAGGTCATTGATGACATGGCgaagttaataaaaatgatacacGAAGAAGAGGATAAGGAAGGGTATGATGTGAAAATTGATAAGAAATCTTTGGTGAGATTGTTACAGAAACTTGCAAAGGacaatttaataaaacatattAAAATAGTACTAAGTGGAAATGGAAGAGAGAAAACTTTAACGTTTATATGTGATCCAAATATTGATGTAAATAGTGCTGTTATTCAATCAGCTGTGGAACaagcaaaattaaaattttatttattaggcTGCGAGAAATCTAAATCATccattaaaagaaatatagaaaaatcaGAGGCTACTAAAGATGCTGATACTGACGATGCAACAGATAAatctgaaaataataaatcttcATTTAAACAACCTACATTATTACCAACATCGTGTAAATATGCTTCT aGAGTATCAAGAAAATACGGGTATAGCCCTAAATTTCTTCGTATGCAAGCATTAcacatatttttattctatttagtTTATGAACATCGTGGTGCACCTGTACTTTCGCGAGCCGAGCAGCTACAACTTTTacgaaataatgatattgatattgcAGAAGAATTAATAGAAGAATTTAGTACTATTTATACTAAAGATGTTAGTTGGAAAATGTTTGTACCACCTTTACCAAAATATACAG GTTGGCCTTTAGGGTGGGCATTAATGTGTGATATCCTTCTACGACTACCCCTCTCAATATTcgtaaaaattcattatatctcataCACCGTGCCAGACAtagagaaatatttaaatcatcCTGTGCGCAAACATTATTTAGTCAGAGATCTACCGACTGATCTTCGGAGTTCTTTATTACACgcaagaaaatatatatttaacattcatgaAACAGTGACGAGATTATGTTACATTGGGTTAGTACAATTTGGGCCCCAAAAATTGAAGGAGAAGGATCAGGTATTCATTTACGTGAATCGTCGAACAGAATTAATGGACACAACATCGTCTGCGCCTAATTACCACGTGATTCAAGATAAACCTTATCCCATCACCAAGTATCACTTCATTGAGATTCAAGCAGTTGACAAGTATTGGTACGACATGTGGAATATATGCATCAACACACCACTGGGTGGTCGACTGGTTGTCGAAGGGAAAGACATAGTGCTAGAGgatttaaataagaaaagcGACATGGTCCAATCAATTGTAGCTCGTTCCCCAGAAGAAGCTGTGAAACTGGATGTTGGTAAAGTACCTGGTGACCGTAAAGGTGCTGCAGGAATAGATTCAGCGTGTTTCGCTCATCTTAAACGTAATTGGAATTGGGGTATCAGTACCACTACTCCCCaaacgaaaaagaaacaaaatgaaatgTGTGAAAGGGACAAGTATCTCTCTAAAATAAAAGTGAAACCCATCAAGTTCACCGAGTTTGTCGGTTTGAAAACAGTATGCGGTCCTCCTTCTGTCGACGTGACAGAACTTCGAAAAAAGGTGCAAACTAAATTGGACGAATGTTTGTTTCATCAGAAGAAGTACGAGGCATTGCCTTATAAACGAAACGCCAAGCAAAAATCCTACGTTAGGAGGGTACTGCCTCGGAAATGTCCCAGTAAAAGGCGAACGAAGTACGACGAAACTGATTACCGTGCCTTGCAACGAATGCATAAATTACGAGTAGATTGGGACCCACACGAAGATAAGATTCTACTTGTTTGTAAGATCGTTATGGTGTATCTTTGTTCAAACCCCCGCAAACAAGTGGTACCATTTTCTATAGTAAGAGATGTGTTACGATCATATTCCTTCGCTTCTCACAATAAAACATCAAGAGCTTGTCAACGAAGACTTTTGTACATACTCAGACAGCAACGCAACGTTGATGCAGTTTCTTTAGGGGTTGAGGAACTGAAACAAAATTTCTTCATCAAGAAACGTTTTGATGGTATAGTAGAGAAGCTCAAGAAGGAACATAAAACCACTGTCGAATACGAAAAACAAGTTGAAGATGCGTTTAAATATCTTACTGCTTACACTGCAAAGAAGTATTATGATATCTCTGTTGGATCTAAAGAACCCATTCCTGTACCACGTACAGTACAGGAATTTAATTTGTTGTACAAAGTAGTGCACCCTGCTAAACAGTTTAGTAACAGAGGATTCACTAAAGATGTGAGAAACATCAATGATATACATTTTGTGGTAATCAACTCTGTTATTCATAGTTCTATGTGCTGCGGAAAGGATAGAAGATCCTGGGCATATcagttgtttaaaatatatcaaCAGTACCCTGAGATGCTTTTGAGAAATGCCATGTCAAAAATTAGAAGCGATCAGATGGTATCGATcagaaaaaatcatttgacTGCTTTAAGAAAATTTGGTAATTACATGCCAATGAGTAGTTCTCAGTACCAATTAAGTAGCACTTACATGTACACACTTCAAACTAAATGGCCGTacaatttattcaaagaatcTTATGATGTTTTTCTTAAGCTCAGCAGTCACTATTGTGAAAATCAGATGGATGAATCGAGTACCTTTAATGGTATCGAAGTGTTACCAGTTACTGGTGGTGTAGTAGGAGCGATACACGACTATGTCATACAGAATCAAATGGACTTTGATATTGAAATACCTGATCAAGTTATAATGCTTGATCCAAGATTACAAGAAAAGGATGAGACTTATTTTAGGATAGCTCAAAGGTATCAGGATGTATTTTCTAGCTTAGAtagtttgaaatttataaaggAATCTTCTTTACATAATATTAGTACCAATGGGCAACGTAATGATCACGATAAAGATATGCGTAATGATGATGAGAAATTAGACGGAGATGGCTTTTCAGATTTCGGTACAGAGAAGAATACGCTTTCGCAAGAAGATgaagggaagaagaagaacgtCGAAGACGCGAAACATTTTATGAATatagattttaattttgatagcGATGAAGAGAATGGTCGCAATATCGATGATGAATctaatgtaattaaatttcaagatGGAACGAAAATTGTGTTAAACGAAGGCGACTTAGAACGTGATGATGATTCATCAGCGATGGACATTTCTAACGATTCTATAATGGACGATCAAATAAAAAGTCAAAGTTCAGAATCTGAAAATGTGAGTCAAATGCAGGGTGGTAATTTTAAGCCattattaaaatgtacaaATAGTGATCAAGAGGaggtaattataaaaaagagACTAAGAGATAATAGTGAATTTGATGTGGATGAACTTGCTcaaaaaagaacaaaattagatattgaaaaagaaaagaaagatgaaGAGAAACTGCAAGGCAATAATGAAATTGAACTAACTGATAAAaacttaaatattaatgattcAGAACCTAATAGTAAAGAATGTACATCAAACGAGGAATGTGAAAGTTCTCCACGATCAAAGAAGAACTCTTATACCCGCGTTAATGATATTTTAAAGAATATACCCCTTGagcgaaattatttaaaaacgtGTCACAAGGTTGACGATTCAGCTGATATAGATAAACGTTATACTCGCATAGCTTTATTGAGAATGAGAGAAGAATTGAGTGAACTGACAGCGGCCGACAGTCATCACGCGCACGAATATTTTGTTGTAAATATGTTCAAAGTTCTGTATTCCTTGTATACATCGAACACgcaaaaagaaattgaagtaTTTAAGGGTATTTCGATACCTAAAGAAttattacctttaaaattaaatccTATAAATGATATAATACAAGAAATAAGTAAGTTTGCTGTTTTTCCTAAAGACGGTATCTCTTATTATGATTTCAAGAAAAAATTGTCCAAAAACTCTTCATTGAACTTGGATGATATTGAGATGGTTTATAAGTTTGTACGTGATAAGAAGGAAATTGGAGCTAGTATCAAAGAATTGATA GATAAATTTGAAAGTTCTTTGGGAGAAGATTTACGTCGTATCACCGTACTTCTTACAGAGCATCGTTTATTTTTACGAGCCGGTGTAACGACTGTTAGATTCGTTCATCATCGTCATGCGGATGCATGGTTGATACATTCGTATAAAATATACCGCCTTGAGAAAGAGTCTCTCATGCCGATACCTAAGGGAACGGTGTATATACCAGAATCGAAGGAAATGGTAAACGAAAGTACCGATATAAATATGGCGGGGAAACACGATAAAAATTCTACTTTACCATCGgaagataaattattaaaaaatgaagaggATACTAAATCAGACTTACAGAATCGGAAGAATGAAGAGTTCGACAAGGACGTAGGTGGCCGTAGTGATGAAGATTGCACTGTCCAAGTGAAAAAACGAATGCAGAGGAAAAGGACTCGGTTACTACCTCAGAAGGATATATCCAGAGCTGTAAAGCAATTAGACTTAAA TACAAAACAAGAAGTGAAGGTAGTAATGAAACCGTGGATTCGAATAGACGGAGTTTTAAATCGTAGAGTGCTCGATCGTATGTTGGGCTCGGTTTTGTCTTATTGTTTAACACATCCAGGTATCGCATTACCTAAATTGCAAAACAGATTTGTTCCTGTTTTGCAACCATGTCATACGAGGGAACTAGTCGAG ATACTAATCAAGGTGGGATGTGTGGAAAAGATTGTCTTGAAGAAACCATGTGTAACATTATTCTCAAAACCCTCACAACTTAAGCCAA aaatcacTACTGATGATTGGTCTGCTGAAGAAGACATCTTTTTTGAACCTACAAGTGGTGCTATATTAAAATTTGGTATATTTTTAAGTActaaaatgtataatacagATTTCATTAGctaa
- the LOC114877792 gene encoding uncharacterized protein LOC114877792, protein MDIKSPINSFVKNIEQNAKKVFSSSAKDNEGNRSPRKNFTPVRIKEEETDNEIQEYAATTMSELLGWYGYDKVDSGCTKRLNLDHFTSNTKDNQMHQMDQNIASNKLVLRDSVSPSAFNSPSEVSSLPLPCSETMNRQLSSPVELKTLSFDSTSKFPYQNCKNSTFSDNEIRCSWCGRTIKTGTSEEINSLSNNTINALRHFCSEDCFIAGRRAVFKQAKTCDWCRHIRNPISYVGFQDSESPLQFCSDRCLNQYKINIFCHETQTHLMLQGLNNASFHDTEKGSLITPELWFRNCQSPLNSPTDDTFVADNNLIYNLSTPMPNNGTKEMDENSNEGPISNSKISTKKDSIYMKKHSKSNNCNEKKNFHKGVNESDVNECVKEQTLANEGNKCCHFMGNQNYCSVNVSQTNDYKSFKENCNLMGIINYNLCNHQQNDSMIGGKNIQEKDHNSLEDILRSSPWFSKTATSLTQCPLLPKTCTHKLNQTLNQNQIGVSSRTPVQSSQINSSIHSSPVTLLSPVTVLAPYPIPIPIPIPIPIPVPISAPILNDFVTDKQEDFTSTEDSKYEDIKCQDIVEDKCLVPQKSQLNGSGTMTVTKSTSKSMKCSNINNESNDNLRQLKHHTKSLRKRKHSNEIINDKHKDKLKKRNKFIAV, encoded by the exons ATGGACATTAAATCACCGATTAACTCTTTTGTAAAAAACATTGAGCAAAACGCGAAGAAAGTATTTTCATCATCGGCTAAGGATAATGAAGGCAATCGTTCACCCCGAAAGAATTTTACGCCGGTTCGAATTAAAGAGGAAGAAACCGATAATGAAATTCAG gaaTATGCAGCAACAACAATGAGTGAATTATTAGGCTGGTATGGCTATGATAAAGTGGATAGTGGTTGTACAAAACGTTTGAACTTGGACCACTTTACATCTAATACAAAGGATAATCAAATGCATCAAATGGACCAAAACATTGCATCAAACAAATTAGTATTAAGAGATTCAGTATCACCAAGTGCTTTCAATTCACCTTCTGAAGTTTCAAGCTTACCATTGCCATGTTCTGAAACTATGAACAGGCAATTATCATCTCCAGTGGAATTAAAAACACTGTCATTTGATTCTACATCTAAATTTCCTTACCAAAATTGTAAAAACTCTACTTTTTCAG ATAATGAAATAAGATGTTCCTGGTGTGGTAGAACAATAAAAACAGGAACTtcagaagaaataaattctctttctaataatacaataaatgcTCTGAGACACTTTTGTAGCGAAGATTGTTTTATAGCTGGTAGAAGAGCAGTTTTTAAACAAGCAAAAACATGTGACTGGTGTAGGCATATAAGAAATCCAATTAGTTATGTTGGTTTTCAG gatAGTGAAAGTCCATTACAATTTTGTAGTGACAGATGTTTAAATCAAtacaaaataaacattttctgCCATGAAACCCAAACTCATTTGATGCTTCAGGGTTTGAATAATGCTTCCTTTCACGACACAGAGAAAGGTAGTTTAATAACTCCAGAACTTTGGTTTAGAAATTGTCAATCACCGCTAAATAGTCCTACAGATGATACATTTGTAGCTGAcaacaatttaatttataatttatcaacCCCTATGCCTAATAATGGAACAAAGGAAATGGATGAAAATAGTAATGAAGGACCAATAtctaattcaaaaatttcgaCAAAGAAAGATTCAATTTACATGAAAAAACATTCAAAAAGCAATAATTgtaatgagaaaaaaaattttcataaaggAGTTAATGAAAGTGACGTCAATGAATGTGTTAAAGAACAAACTCTAGCAAATGAAGGAAACAAATGTTGTCATTTTATGGGTAATCAAAATTATTGCAGTGTTAATGTTTCACAAACAAATGACTACAAAAGTTTCAAGGAAAACTGTAACTTGATGGGtatcataaattataatttatgtaaTCATCAACAAAATGATAGTATGATTGGAGGAAAAAATATACAAGAGAAAGATCATAATTCATTGGAGGACATACTAAGATCATCACCTTGGTTTTCAAAGACAGCTACATCTTTAACACAATGTCCACTTTTACCTAAAACTTGTACACATAAATTGAATCAAACATTGAATCAAAATCAAATAGGTGTAAGTTCAAGAACACCTGTACAATCTAGTCAAATTAATTCTTCAATTCATTCATCACCTGTAACACTTTTATCTCCTGTTACAGTTTTAGCACCATATCCTATACCTATACCTATACCTATTCCAATCCCTATTCCTGTTCCCATATCAGCACCGATTCTTAATGACTTTGTAACTGATAAACAAGAAGACTTTACAAGCACTGAAGATTCAAAATATGAAGATATAAAATGTCAAGACATAGTGGAAGATAAATGTCTTGTACCACAGAAGTCACAATTAAATGGAAGTGGAACTATGACAGTGACAAAAAGTACATCAAAATCAATGAAATGTTCTAACATCAATAATGAAAGCAATGATAACTTACGGCAATTGAAACATCATACAAaatcattaagaaaaagaaaacactctaatgaaattattaatgataaaCATAAGGataaactaaagaaaagaaataagttTATAGCAGTTTAA